The following DNA comes from Papaver somniferum cultivar HN1 chromosome 4, ASM357369v1, whole genome shotgun sequence.
TTAGTTCACCTTTACCACCTACTCAATGATTTTACTAGGTGATTTTTAGACTGCATATTACCATTCGACCACATTTTGACTTGCTAGGCCGCTGGTCGTAGCCCCAAAGCCAAAACTGTTCAGGGCCTCGGAGATCTAGGCTTGATAATTAGTGGCATCATATGACAAGCTTTTTTCCCATTTTAGCTTAATATCGCCGTGTCTGTTTTTTCATGTTCAAATAGCGTACCGAATGTGTTCATGCCCATCCTTTATTACAAGGCAACTGTACGTGCCCAGCCGATTGAAGTTTTACATGATTCTAGGTTAACTAGGAACTTGGAACAATAGATGATTGCAGCACCACTTCTGGTCCCTGGGACCATTTTGATTCAACCCAGATGAGTTAATTCTGGTGCTAGCAGATTTTATAACCGAGTTTAAGATGATAGCAGAAGAGAATGTATTAGTTGAGAGAGAATAAGAGTCCAGCAACATTCAATTTCTTCTAATAACTTCTCTCCTGACAGCAGCAGAATGTCAGGCTTTTAGTTCAACCCTCGTGAGTTCACGGTTTACTAATGGACTAGTCCATTTCAACTGATCTTTTATGGGTGTTGCTAGTGCTCATATCCTATAAAAAATTAGCACCTGTCATTTTTGACTAGTAtatcagacaaaaaaaaaaatacacttaTTTTCAAATTCATTGCCTTTCATgaattttgtgtttttggtataTCTGTTGGAAGTTTGATGTTATCAAATAGAGAGGACCACGTGAATATATGTTTATTGTTGATAAGTGCAACACAGAAATCTTCATTTCTCAGTTACTCCTGTTATGAACTGTGCGGTCTATTTTGGAATGAGCCAGGCAGGAATTTGAACCAGTGACCTCGAGTATGAGAGCCATTAACTGTTGATTGTGACAAGTTCCACGCGGTAATGCTAACCCTAATACTGGAAGTGTGAACCAACTAATTCTATTAGGTCAATGGTTTTAAGTGCACCTTATTCTGTCTCAGCACGTGATAACAAAACAGCTGATAGCTTTTATGTTAGTGGACTATTCATATTATCTCAGGAAGCAAAAGGTTAGACAATTAAACTGTTTGGCTCATAGGTTTTGTTACAAAATGCATCTTAATATCTAAGCTTATCAGGTTTCTCCTCTACTGTGGTGGTACTTGTCGTCTCCTAGCTTTAGGGTTTGAACAATTCTAAATCCAGCAATTCAATACCGATATTTGTAGAGCATGACATAGGAGCAGCGGATCGGAAACGATATAGTTCTGCATGATAATGTAAAGCCTATCACCCCATTCTATCAGTACCCTGCCATCGTTGATAATAAGGATAAAAGCATGTTCGAAAGGCTATTTAGGCACACTATACACAATTACACCTCCAGGCCATAGACATTGAGAGCATTCACGAGTTTTCAGCATGTCATTTGGTTTTGACGAATTTTAGATTGGAGATTTTACCATTAAAACATAAAGTAACCAAAACAATATACTAATGAAGTAATCATAAACTAATCATCAGTTctttcagaaaaaataaaaataatgatgCACTAATCATAAGCTAGTAATAAAGATACTACTAGTATTAGAAGATTGGAAAAAGTTTTAAGGTCGGGTAACTCTCAACCACCAAAAGTTAAGCACAAAAATACATACTAATGATAAACTAATCATTCAGCTAGTCATAAAAGATTAGCTACGCTTATTTGGTTGTGAGAGAGTGTTGCAGTGCACTAGCACCACTGCATGCTTGAATCCTTAATGATGCAGTCATCATCACAACTTACACAGTGCAGGTAAGCTTTTATAGAGTAGTAGGGGTACTGTCTATAGCCCATAGTCTGATTTGTTGTTTTCTTATCTTATACTAGCTTAGCACCATTGGAATACAGCAAGGTATCTCCGCAAGATGATGAATTTAATCAATTTGTAGTAGTAAACCCTGGACCCGTAAAACTTTTAAACCACCACCAAAGCTGCCTGCAAAACTGTTAAAAGAAATTAAGCAACAAAGACAGAAACCAACAAACATAGCCCCACTAGGCACCACTGCGAGAACAAACCCCAGAAAAATAAATTCAAACTACACCCCCACCACACCCCTTCTTACATTCCTTTTCTATCATTTATAAATCCAATTTGTCACACAATGAATACTTCTTACCCCTTTTCTCAAAAAAACAGAAATACTAGAATTATTTTCTTACTTTTATCAACGAAAGAAAGGTCAGTAAGTAAGTACTTCTTCTGTTGACAAGGCAAAGCAAAAGCAGTACTGTCACATAAAAGTAGTAGCAATGCAGGACTTAAATTAGCAACCATCACTTCTTCTGTTGACCTTTGCATTGTGCATGCTGTGTGTGTTTTAATTACATCATTCACTACTAGTCTACTGATATCTACTACGACTCTACTATGTGCATTATTAACATAACTCCTCGGGAACTCAAAAATTGATTATAAACATTAATACCCTAATCAAATGATATCTAATTCCTCTTGATTTATTGATTAAAATTAAAGCTAGTACAAAGTACTAGTACAAAGTTACAAACTAGAGAAGCTCTGGCTGCAAATGATATCAAAATCTTAATAAATGGTTGACTTGACATTATATGGTTGAGTTTGTTATAACTTTCTAATTTATCGCCCTACTTAAataggtttttttcttcttctgacatATTAATCTGCAAGGAATACACCCCATTCAATTTCATTAAGTTATGCAGTTACTAGCGTGTTACTTGCCAGTTTAGACGTGTGATCTTAATTTTATCCCCAATGTGGTTCAGTTATATATCAAACACAATAGGCTTCACGCTAACACGGGCAGATCGTTTGCAAGGGGTGCGATACCTACCACGATTGATTCAGTTAACAAGAAGCTTTCAGATTTCAAGATCCCACGGAAGTATGGGTTAGATTCATTATAAGTAGAGCACTAGAGCTTGCTGCATATACTCTACAACCCTTGACGAACGGTTTCTGAGTTATAACCTATAGGTGTTGCAGATTTCAAATCTTGGTTGCATGAACCACCCATATTAGTGAGACCCAATTAGAGTAAAATCTTCACCAATAATTTCTGCTTTTATATATTCGCATTTATGTCTGCTTTGGTAAAGAAAAAAAGTTCAAATTCAAATTCTTCATGGGAATGTTTATCGAGTAACAATGGATAGTGAAGTTTAGCTAGCTAGGTTGATATTACTAATCATGTCATTTTACAACTAACAACCTCTTTAAATGCAATGCAATGAAGGCTTAATAACTGTGCATGGCAGATCTTTGTTCTTTTCCCTTACATATTTTTTTTAGTCCTGCAAACAGGAATCTTGTTATATAAAATAGTACTATATATTTGTTAAGTCTTGAGATGTGTAAAATCCAATTAAACTTGTGTATGTTGCCAAGTTTGTGAACTCTCTCAACAGTAATAATTAGATgatgagatcataatgaaatgggATTTCACAAAAAGactaaatattttttctaaataaACACCTGATAACATGTATGtatattgttggaaaacgattaataaaaaataattttttaaagttttaataaaaattataattgattgttttcttttgtgaatgaaatttattagtcccacattgtgaagtttccaatttttagtagttttaagaaactatataaacctttcagtcccacatcggggagtttttcttcttaagttgtatttgtcaatgatataaacaaattcactacttttgtaaaatctatgagaaatgggttgctctatatttagagggacccctaagggaaaaacattttctattgttttctcaagtgttcgagattttcctttatggtgttttcggagttgccaagctcaagttgagcatctactacatatgttagtagtaggtgtagtagggtattttatcctggagatatccatcctgtgagggatatagcatcactcttgagtgtagccgggcgctaatgtcttaagggcaacgtgttgaacacgtgactcactctgtttttccaaagttttgccttgttgttgttgcggagatatggggagctcgtccgtttcatcaaatcgatcacttccattataaaggagctaagtatcaataacttttgcttatttgattttttcttgtttttgattattgcacccaacaatcttaagacattagaatttgtaataatcgaaaatggttggttggtttgtgaatcatggatgttaattatggagtgaaaaacaaaaacgaatttttggtcagctgtaggtTTTGAGTTTatatcttaacctagaaggaatttcgatgaacccttttgacacaacgtagtagacatcctgatagttatccgcgtaaaatttcagactttttggagttgtaaaagtatttttttgatattttataaaggagagaaacgttcctgaaaaattctgacgggcagaattttgttgttaactaaagtagtttttattgggtgattgggaaattaccgtgtctgtGGTCAGACTATAgacgaagtttgtgacatgaaattgaaaaggaacatggctaccaggcgcatgtggatgaacacaagtcttccaaagctgacaaaggcgagaacatcaaacacaactctaagcatagtcttcataagaaaggtatgtttcgtaaaactgaatccggcattactttaattaagggtgattgttatgtttgtaaaattcctggccttacggcagtaaagtgtagacaacataaaaccttaataagtagaaaattaatgttaatttagttgaaacaaattagagcaagttcattgacatgatgtcggaagttattttaataaccaatgtgagagactggtgggtggactctggagccactaagtatgtttattgaaacagagacctgttcacctcttatcagaggataagggatgtcgagaaactctatatgagtaactcatctgcgacataGGTTgtataaaagggaaaggtcgagtataagctcatatctgtaatattctcacactgaatgaagttttcatgttccgagcatatgaaaaaatttgtatcttgttctcttgaagatggtaaaagattgaggatcttaattaaatgtggaaaacttgttataactaagggcattgattttttaggcaacagttataggacttagggtctatataagtttaaaggaaaatctgatgaagtgaacatagttgattcctgtgctttcttttgtgtgtctttgaatgtttttcatggtagacttggaaccgtaaaattataagtcaatgcataaactgcctagcataggctacgtacccaaatttagtttggatcttgaacacaaaagtgaaatgaatatgctttaaaatcttttagcacaaatgttcatagtaattctaagtccttagaattaattcagttaggcctagttgacatgagtttaacccaaaaccactatggtaaaagatggtttataactttcctggatgattgtacgaggtactatcttgtatactttcttaggaATAAgaatgatgccttagaagccttaagatgtataaacttgaagttgaaaaccaattagaagccttgaacataacaactgcatccttaagaagatgataattatcatgttgattagttcaggattacctgcggccttgtgggaggaggcagtcctcttaactagtatatcctgaatatagtacccttaaggatcagatgaaactccatatgatttatggaaaggtagatgaccttcttatgaatacgtcaaagtgtggggggtgtttgactaagattgtcattcctcttcctaaaataactagatagaaaccaaaaatgttgattgtgtcttcatatagggtatgctgagtatacttctacaaatagatttttggttgtgtgttctgatttttcatactttggtgtgatttttctgactttgttgtgaatactattacataatctatggatgctgagttctttgaacatgtttattcttaaacctgtacctcattagagatgtattGTTGATcctctagatttattttcaaatagtcagaacttatcttaatggaagatgaagttaaggttgagcctaagagaagtaaaacaattagacttgagacttcttatgaagccgacttcataacattcatagcttagtctaagccctggacttgtaaagaagccttgatatctactgaaaccccattctgataagaagcttcatttagtgaaatggactcaatcTGTCGGAACCAGACTTGgaaggtttatagtttacctccagagagtaagaccatgagatgtaaatgagtctttaagaagaaacattaggtatatggaactgtggaaaaatattaggctaagttggtagctaaaagctataaactaaaagaatgtgtatatttccttgattcttattcacatgtgacgagatttacttccgttgagatgctaattgttattgctgtcataaacaaattagagatacatcagatggatgttaagacagcttttctaaaatcgtgaagtagataaaaaaatttacatagaccaacctgaggactttgcagtgaaaggttatgatgacaaagtttgtaagttgaacaaaattttgtatggtttataaaacaagcacgtaaacagtgaaatggaaaatttgatcatgtgataatggttagtagatttaagttaatgaatctgacaagtatatttacaagtaacttgttaaggatgcctgtgtgattgtatgcttgtatgttgatgatatgcttatacttgatacaaacatgcgctgaatgagaatgttgacttgaaagacttaggccctgttgatgtaatcttatggatgaggattagaaaataatctaacatatgtagtcttagtcattctcattatgttgaatttgtgcttaagagatacaatcagtgtgattgtaaagactgcttgtactccgtacgattattcttgtaaactcaagaaaaaaagggtaatggagtatcttaacttgaatactcaagagttataggatgtctgatgaatttaatgaactgtaagagtccatacattgcctatattgtgagtaagttaagtagatataattgtagtccagagcaatagcattcagatgcactgagtagagtattatggtacctaaaatactctattaccttttatttgatttatcaaaggtatcttgttgtccatgagggactttgtgatgtaaactggatagttgactcagaggattctaagtctacgagtgaatatgtttcactctagcatgagggtttgtttttgggagatttacaaacaaacatatattgctcaattcattatggaatctgagagtattgagttagataaagcacgagagggggccgagtgcctaagatgcattttagaagacattcctctctggcataggcctgtgccagctatatccaTACATTGTATtatccaagctataatagctaaagctgaaaataattAATCTCAGTCGGCGTTATTTCCAtggattggataaagtccaaggagaataccgcgcaacctttgacgaaaggtttatcccaagagatagttagaaatgcatcgagggggaaggggcttaagatcataaattaaactttccatgaaggatactcaaccttgctgactggagatcccaagatcaaggtttcgaatgagacaactaatttgtggtgggtaaaggtaaacactatcagagaattttattctatgTCCCtcccctatggtgtagacgtgatagtgtgactacatgttgaggatgacttttaagaagtcttaataaGTTCTattgtttcaatttaagattgaagtggagtgtagcagtaacactctttatggaaactcacctatctgaatgaggaagtgggccgcttcctatgagaatatgagctttgattctctagagcattctgagaaacaggatatgttcagggccaaattggacaaaatggcacgagcttggcagcaaccttggagatatcacccgtggttgttatcgcgaattacatcaaatgctagcagttcatgacatagttcactgtctctagcaagtaattccggtaatatctcattaagcaaaggttcaagacctcatggacacctctgcttaaaatggtatttcctgcgctttttatgtgattttcgttttgatggttttggtattactggaacttaggacctaaaggtcactaaggattcactagttcatgctttttcactttggtgaaagatacctatagtctcaccatgtgagaactaaagatgaaagctctcaatactattatgatttgtgcaatccatagtatgaccctggggtcaacacacttttgtttGAGGGAGAGGaagtagaaatgactagtatgatttcaacacttgcacgatcagtctgtttggatcgtgagattgggatgttgatttaccaagatctatctgtgttttcatgttttattgagttttcattcatgtgggggattgttggaaaacgattaataaaaaataattttttaaagttttaataaaaattataattgattgttttcttttgtgaatgaaatttattagtcccacattgtggagtttccaatttttagtagttttaagaaactatataaaccttttagtcccacatcggggagtttttcttcttaagttgtatttgtcaattatataaacaaattcactacttttgtaaaatctatgggaaaggggttgctctatatttagagggacccctaagggaaaaacaTTTTATATcgttttctcaagtgttcgagattttcctttatggttttttcggaattgccaagctcaagttgagcatctactacatatgctagtagtaggtgtagtagggtattttatcctggagatatccatcctgtgagggctatagcatcactcttgagtgtagccgggtgctaatgtcttaagggaaacgtgttgaacacgtgactcactctgtttttccaaaattttgcctTGTTGCTATTGCAGAGATATGTGGaactcgtccgtttcatcaaatcgatcacttccattataaaggagctaagtatcaataacttttgcttatttaattttttcttgtttttgattattgcagccAACATATAATAGGGCCCATGAAATTTCTCTATGGGCCCTATTGCATGGATGGATGGACCCATGAAATTTCTCCATCACCATCAGCATCTCTTTCTCTACCCCTAAATTGCTAAAAGAGTAATAGGGCCTAGATATCTAGACAGAGAATAGGGTTATTCCCTCCTTTCCTCCTTTCAAACTCGAAGCTTGTGTGTGTTGTTTGATTTAATGAAGCAGTGAGTGTTTCTTCATGGTCCAGATGCACTTTATAGCAAAACTGTTAACACCCACATTTTTTCTAGCTAAAACAAGTAAATAATATATTTATCTTCTCACATTAAAAACAGTAGTTATAGTAGTTTTTTCCCACTTTCCAATAACCAACAAAATATACCAATATCCTAAGCCATTAATGTAAACTTCCATTTTACATCATAGGAACTCAAAAAACTGGTAAGGAGGAGTGGTGTTCATATTCTTTGTTGAGGCTGACATGTCTTGGTGAGCTTTCTCCTTCTCATTAATCCCATCACCATAATCACCAGTATCTCCAGAGTCATTCACATGATCTTTACGTAAAGGAAATAGTTCAAGAGTCTGAGATTTGTCTTGAATATCATTAGTGCTGTTGTAATAACTCTGCTGATGATCTTGGTTATTCctcattaatattttattagatgCAAAAAGAAAGCTGAggttttgatgttgttgatgatgatgatgagtagtGTTTGTGAGTTTGGGATCTGTACTTAATGATCGTATTAGTGATGGTGTTGTTGTAGTGTCAATGAGGTGGTGTTTAGAGTTAGTAGATGAGaagtgttgttgttgctgctgcaacaTTTGCTGCAAATGCCATGTGGCTTGTAATTCAGCTGAGCCTGATGAGTTTCTTCTTTGATGTAATTCTTTATCTTCCAATTGAATCCATCCATTTGTATTCCTACTTTCTACTGCAGCAGAAGAAACTAATGCTGCTCCTTGCACTGAAACAGGTTCCTGCAGTAAACAATAGTTaaagttaaaaaagaaaagaaataaaaacaaaaaatcaaaagttgTTGAATTCCttcacaaaaacaaaaacaatgcaAAAAGATACCAACCAAACCGACAGAAAGGAAGTAGTACAGAAGCTTTTAGAAAACCCTTTTCCTTTCTAAACATACTACAATATCTTTAATCTTCAAATCTCAATCCCTCTTACTCTTTTGTAGCCAGCTGCTATACATCTTATCTTCTTTGTTTTTATCTAACTTTAATTTAACTTGATTTCGTGTTActtattattgaatattgattgctttggtaAGTGTTACTTATAGATATTAGCTCTATGTACTGCTCAGACATATCAGAGAGTATAGCTAGCTAGAGAGAACAGAGATTATATATAATATTATGTGATAACAAATTCAAGGGTTATGTTTGTCTGTTAGCCATGTAGCCAAGGATGCATGAAAGATCAGTATTATGTACAGAGAAAGAGACAAGGAGGAGATATATATAGAGACCTGTGTAAGTGTACTGCAGTTTGTAGGGTGATGCCAGTTCTTGGTCTGTTCAACTTCATAACATGTCTTACTCATCCCTGCAGTAGACAAAAAGTGAAACAAAAACAATTAAAGCTATCATCTTTCCAATATCACAACTAACAACTCAAAAAATATTAAGGAGATTAATAACTGCATGTATTAGTTAATTATTACTAACTTGATTCATTTGTTTCGAATAAGCATTCAGTTTCATGGTGCTGctgcttgttgttgttgttgttgttgttattgtcaTCAGTGATGGTACTGCTACCACTAGCTGGTTCATCAGATGATCTGCGACGACGCTTTTGTCTTTCTCTAGCTTTGTGATTTTGAAACCAGTAAAAAACGTTCTTCCCTTCAATTTTACCGTAACGTCGAAGTTGTGCAGTAATATGTTGGATTTGATCAGCTGAGGGTGTTCTTGTACCACGTTTATACAACTCTTCTAGTGTACTTAACTGTTCAGGTGTTGGATTCCATCTTGAACTCACAACCGTTGTTGTTGTATTCATCTCCCTCTTACTTTGCTCTGAACAGTCAGTGGGTTGTAGGAAGAAAGTAAAAAACTCAATTCAAAACATGAGCACAACTATTTGAAGTACAGTACTTGAGATTATGTAAATACTTACCAAGGTGATTGTTAAATAAAATAATGTCACTCCCACGTAGACGACTCAAGCAAGGAGGATTTGAAGACAATGATGTTGGAAGAAGATTACCGTTAGTAGTAGTATTACAGGGTTTAGGGATAAGTGGACGAAGTTTCCGACCATTGAAAGAATCAAAGTTGGTGGTTGTAGTAGCAGTGTtgtatccaccaccaccaccaccttcattACACCCCATCATCCACATTCTGTCCTGTATATGATTTCGCTGTTGTTCTAGTAGTAGTTATAATAAGCTAGTGATATTCTTAAAGATATGATGAGATTGCAAAGAGAGTGAAAGAAGGATATGAGATAGAAGAAACCTATATGTTTTTCTCTAGCTATATAGTTTGCATGGATAATCTAAGTGATGCATTTGTATGTAGTATGTGCCTGATAATCTGTTAGAGGGAAGATGGAGATTGAACAAGCAACAATTTAAATACATACAGGTAGTAGCTAGAGAGAGAGAGGGGGGAGATCAAGTGACAAAGGTTGCTATAGCTAGTTTAAGAGCAGAGAGAGTAAACAAGGTGAAAACAGAATTTAAGTAAGAAAGGATGAGATAGAGAGTAAGTAGAGAAGGGAGGGGAGGGGGTTAAAAGCCAGAGAGTGGTGATGAGAAGAAGCCTAAGGCGTGGAATTCTGGGAGATTTTGGGGACAAGTGAGTTAATAGGGACGTGACGATGATGAGTGCTATATCATAAGCCCACCTCTCCTCTCCTCATTTATTGCTCTCCTCCATTTTTCCCTTCCCCTACACCTGACTCGTGCCTTTCACACTTATTCTTACATCCCAACTGCCTTCTCCTCTCTCTTCACCACCACAccctttgtttttccttttttttactttttgattTTGTCCCACTCCCATTCCTTGTTTCATCACTCTTCTGATCAGTAGTAGCAGCTCAGGGCAAGTTTTGTCTCCTCCTTCACTCTCTGGCTCTCGTTTTATCTCTCTCATATGTTGCATGTACGGTTTTTTCATCTCCATATGTGGCCTTGGCCCCGCTCTTCATCATCACTTGTATTGTATCTATCCATCCATTTGGTGTACCCGAACACAAAACcctatccttcttcttcttctactcacaTGACATGACACTATAACTATCTCATATATATCATACTGATATTTCCCTTTATATATGTTTCATGCTTAAGGTACGATAGAATGATGCA
Coding sequences within:
- the LOC113272530 gene encoding WUSCHEL-related homeobox 1-like gives rise to the protein MWMMGCNEGGGGGGYNTATTTTNFDSFNGRKLRPLIPKPCNTTTNGNLLPTSLSSNPPCLSRLRGSDIILFNNHLEQSKREMNTTTTVVSSRWNPTPEQLSTLEELYKRGTRTPSADQIQHITAQLRRYGKIEGKNVFYWFQNHKARERQKRRRRSSDEPASGSSTITDDNNNNNNNNKQQHHETECLFETNESRMSKTCYEVEQTKNWHHPTNCSTLTQEPVSVQGAALVSSAAVESRNTNGWIQLEDKELHQRRNSSGSAELQATWHLQQMLQQQQQHFSSTNSKHHLIDTTTTPSLIRSLSTDPKLTNTTHHHHQQHQNLSFLFASNKILMRNNQDHQQSYYNSTNDIQDKSQTLELFPLRKDHVNDSGDTGDYGDGINEKEKAHQDMSASTKNMNTTPPYQFFEFL